In Zingiber officinale cultivar Zhangliang chromosome 11B, Zo_v1.1, whole genome shotgun sequence, a single window of DNA contains:
- the LOC122033874 gene encoding uncharacterized protein LOC122033874, whose protein sequence is MYVSNHEEHEEDLHMPAELIMKTEVKQVQHDVQALTSRILEGQAMELQHEDRLKQLLQESLPRHRRPDQRPHFAPNVPDDDYDDGASNEVVSNATWRRARAIRPERPRHVQRQHREREAVDRNMGTIKLSIPPFQGKNDPNVYIEWERKVELVFDCHNYSEEKKVKLAAVTFTDYDIIWWDQLTLSRRRNRELPIDNWEDMKVVMRRRFVPSHYYRDLHLKLQSLKQGSMTVEDYHKEMEIALIRANIEEDREATMARFICGLNREIANIVELHHYVELDDVVHMAMKVERQLKKGVRSSSKYEAASLSPWKQKWGPSKPTEKAVSKSKGETNVAKTQSSNKDRGNSSSQPQRNRDIKCFRCLGSGHIASQCPNKRSMIILDNGEIETEEEDEGNGSTPSVEDTSDVELVVDGQALVVLRALHMQAKENDDGLQRENIFYTRCHVKDRVCGLIIDGGSCVNVESKLMVDKLGLPTLKHPKPYKLQWLNDSGEMKVTKQVLISFTIGRYTDDVLCDVVPMQASHLLLGRPWQLDRQTTHDGYKNRYSFSKDGRNITLAPLTPRQDFKDVFSEDTPPGLPPKRGIEHQIDLILGASIPNRPAYRSSPEETKELQRQVEELMTKGHVRESMSPCAVPVLLVLKKDGTWRMCVIVEL, encoded by the exons ATGTACGTCTCGAACCACGAGGAGCATGAAGAGGACTTGCACATGCCAGCTGAGCTGATAATGAAAACAGAGGTCAAGCAAGTTCAACATGATGTACAAGCATTGACATCTCGTATCTTGGAAGGGCAGGCTATGGAGTTACA GCATGAGGATCGGCTCAAACAACTTTTGCAAGAGTCATTACCTAGGCATCGGAGACCCGACCAGCGGCCACATTTTGCTCCAAATGTCCCAGATGATGACTATGATGATGGGGCGAGCAATGAAGTGGTCTCCAATGCTACTTGGAGGAGGGCTAGGGCTATCAGACCCGAAAGGCCAAGGCATGTTCAAAGGCAACACCGAGAAAGGGAAGCCGTAGATCGTAACATGGGCACCATCAAGCTGTCCATTCCTCCATTTCAAGGTAAAAATGACCCTAATGTTTATATTGAATGGGAGAGGAAAGTTGAGCTGGTATTTGATTGTCACAATTACTCAGAGGAGAAGAAAGTGAAGCTTGCTGCGGTGACTTTTACCGACTATGACATTATATGGTGGGATCAGCTGACCCTGAGTAGACGTCGAAACCGTGAGCTTCCCATCGACAATTGGGAGGATATGAAAGTCGTTATGAGAAGAAGGTTTGTTCCATCTCACTATTATCGGGACTTACATTTGAAATTGCAAAGTCTGAAGCAGGGGTCCATGACTGTGGAAGACTACCACAAGGAGATGGAGATAGCCTTGATACGGGCTAACATTGAGGAGGATCGAGAGGCGACCATGGCTCGGTTCATTTGTGGCTTGAACCGTGAGATTGCCAATATTGTTGAGCTGCATCACTACGTGGAGCTTGACGATGTGGTACACATGGCAATGAAAGTTGAAAGACAACTCAAGAAAGGAGTGCGATCATCTTCCAAGTATGAGGCTGCGAGTTTATCCCCTTGGAAGCAGAAGTGGGGACCATCAAAACCAACTGAGAAAGCAGTTTCAAAATCAAAGGGAGAGACGAATGTGGCCAAGACACAATCTAGCAACAAAGATAGGGGTAACTCATCTTCCCAACCTCAAAGAAATCGTGACATCAAATGTTTTCGTTGTTTAGGATCAGGTCATATTGCTTCTCAATGCCCAAACAAGCGATCAATGATCATATTGGATAATGGGGAGATCGAAactgaagaggaagatgaaggaaatGGGTCCACTCCATCAGTTGAAGATACTAGTGATGTTGAGCTTGTTGTTGATGGCCAAGCTCTTGTTGTGCTAAGAGCTCTCCATATGCAAGCCAAAGAAAACGATGATGGGCTACAAAGGGAGAACATCTTCTACACCCGCTGCCATGTGAAAGATCGGGTATGTGGTTTGATTATTGATGGTGGCAGCTGTGTTAATGTGGAAAGCAAGTTAATGGTGGACAAGCTTGGTCTACCTACCTTGAAGCATCCAAAgccatataaactccaatggctcaATGACAGTGGAGAAATGAAGGTAACCAAGcaagtccttatttcatttaCGATTGGAAGGTACACGGATGATGTTCTGTGTGATGTTGTACCCATGCAAGCTAGCCATTTGCTTCTTGGAAGACCATGGCAACTTGACAGACAGACCACACATGATGGGTATAAGAATCGCTACAGCTTCAGCAAGGATGGTAGGAACATTACACTTGCACCTTTGACACCTCGTCAA GATTTTAAGGATGTCTTTTCTGAGGATACGCCACCTGGGTTACCACCCAAAAGAGGAATCGAGCATCAGATTGATCTCATTCTGGGAGCTTCCATTCCAAACCGACCAGCTTATCGAAGTAGTCCAGAAGAGACCAAAGAGCTTCAAAGGCAAGTCGAAGAACTTATGACCAAAGGACATGTTCGTGAAAGCATGAGTCCCTGTGCTGTGCCTGTGCTGCTGGTTCTAAAGAAAGACGGGACTTGGAGGATGTGCGTGATTGTCGAGCTGTAA